One segment of Streptomyces sp. NBC_00576 DNA contains the following:
- the ruvX gene encoding Holliday junction resolvase RuvX has translation MSGDGNTLRRGRRLAIDVGDARIGVASCDPDGILATPVETVPGRDVPAAQRRLKQLVDEYEPIEVVVGLPRSLKGGEGPAAVKVRGFAEQLARLITPVPVRLVDERMTTVTASQGLRASGVKSKKGRSVIDQVAAVIILQQALESERVSGKAPGEGVEVVI, from the coding sequence GTGAGCGGCGACGGAAACACCCTGCGCCGCGGCCGTCGACTCGCGATCGACGTCGGGGACGCCCGGATCGGGGTCGCCTCGTGCGACCCCGACGGGATCCTCGCCACTCCGGTGGAGACGGTCCCCGGCAGGGACGTTCCCGCAGCTCAGCGCAGGTTGAAGCAACTTGTCGACGAGTACGAACCCATCGAGGTCGTCGTCGGCCTCCCTCGCTCCCTCAAGGGGGGCGAGGGCCCCGCCGCCGTGAAGGTCCGCGGCTTCGCCGAGCAGCTGGCCCGCCTGATCACACCCGTCCCGGTGCGCCTGGTGGACGAGCGCATGACAACGGTGACGGCCAGTCAGGGACTGCGTGCCTCGGGTGTGAAATCGAAAAAGGGCAGATCGGTCATTGACCAGGTCGCAGCCGTGATCATCCTCCAGCAGGCCCTGGAATCCGAAAGGGTGTCAGGTAAAGCACCTGGCGAGGGCGTCGAAGTGGTCATCTGA
- the mltG gene encoding endolytic transglycosylase MltG yields MTEYGRGQGSEPWHPEDPLYGDSGWEGQQAQADQSSYDGQPQHYPQQSQQAQYGDWSADGQQAAYGQAQQQYPHQQYPQQYQQQPQHQQYPQQYGEQVHQQYVDQGQQQYANGGWDAGQQAQVPYTADPTDPYAQQAAAYGGQQPDYYGTPDAYPPPEPPTRRRAEPEPGPESEPEPQNGWDPGPDQGEHAFFAGGDDDDEPEDEAEGRRGRGDRKGRDGDKGGKSGKGGKSKKSRSGTACLVVVLVFGGGIAGIGYFGYQFYQSRFGAAPDYTGDGTSATVTVEIPKGAGGYEIAQALKAKGVIKSVDAFVAAQADNPDGKKIQAGVYVLNKEMSGKSAVTLMLDPKSQNNMIVKPGQRNVSVYEAIDKQLGLSKGTTAKVAKAEYKSLGLPKWANDNKDIKDPLEGFLYPTTYPAAKGMKPAEVLKEMVAQASAKYSALDLEAKAKELDLDSPLQVLTVASLVEAEGKTSDDYRKMAEVVYNRLDPANPQTYGALQFDSTFNYVKNESKIEISESEINSNKDPYNTYTNKGLPPGPIGNPGDVAMKAALNPTDDGWYYFVATDGVSKTEFAKTHDDFLKLKDKFDARTGS; encoded by the coding sequence ATGACTGAGTATGGCCGGGGCCAAGGCTCCGAACCGTGGCATCCGGAGGACCCGTTGTACGGGGACAGTGGATGGGAAGGACAGCAGGCCCAGGCCGACCAGTCCTCCTACGACGGCCAGCCGCAGCACTACCCGCAGCAGTCGCAGCAGGCGCAGTACGGCGACTGGAGCGCCGACGGCCAGCAGGCCGCCTACGGTCAGGCGCAGCAGCAGTACCCGCACCAGCAGTACCCACAGCAGTACCAGCAGCAGCCCCAGCACCAGCAGTACCCGCAGCAGTACGGCGAGCAGGTCCACCAGCAGTACGTCGATCAGGGTCAGCAGCAGTACGCGAACGGTGGCTGGGACGCCGGCCAGCAGGCGCAGGTCCCGTACACCGCCGACCCCACGGACCCGTACGCCCAGCAGGCCGCCGCGTACGGCGGTCAGCAGCCCGATTACTACGGCACGCCCGACGCGTACCCGCCGCCGGAGCCGCCGACCAGGCGTCGAGCCGAGCCGGAGCCGGGACCCGAGTCCGAGCCGGAACCGCAGAACGGCTGGGACCCCGGCCCCGACCAGGGCGAGCACGCCTTCTTCGCGGGCGGTGACGATGACGACGAGCCCGAGGACGAGGCAGAGGGCCGTCGGGGCCGCGGCGACCGGAAGGGCCGGGACGGCGACAAGGGCGGCAAGAGCGGGAAGGGCGGCAAGAGCAAGAAGAGCCGCAGCGGAACCGCGTGCCTGGTGGTCGTCCTGGTGTTCGGCGGTGGCATCGCCGGAATCGGGTATTTCGGGTACCAGTTCTACCAAAGTCGTTTCGGCGCGGCTCCCGACTACACGGGCGACGGCACGAGCGCGACGGTGACCGTCGAGATCCCCAAGGGTGCGGGCGGCTACGAGATCGCCCAGGCGTTGAAGGCGAAAGGCGTCATCAAGAGCGTCGACGCCTTCGTGGCCGCTCAGGCGGATAATCCTGACGGGAAGAAGATCCAGGCCGGCGTCTATGTCCTGAACAAGGAGATGTCCGGCAAGAGCGCCGTCACGTTGATGCTCGATCCCAAGAGTCAGAACAATATGATCGTCAAGCCAGGGCAGCGCAACGTTTCGGTCTACGAGGCGATCGACAAACAGCTCGGGCTTTCCAAGGGCACTACCGCGAAGGTTGCCAAGGCGGAATACAAAAGCCTCGGACTTCCGAAATGGGCGAACGACAACAAGGACATCAAGGACCCGCTGGAAGGTTTCCTTTACCCGACGACCTATCCGGCCGCCAAGGGCATGAAACCCGCGGAAGTCCTGAAGGAAATGGTCGCGCAGGCCAGCGCGAAGTACAGCGCGCTCGATCTCGAGGCCAAGGCCAAGGAACTCGACCTCGACAGCCCGCTGCAGGTCCTCACGGTCGCGAGCCTCGTCGAGGCTGAGGGCAAGACCAGCGACGACTACCGCAAGATGGCGGAGGTGGTCTACAACCGTCTCGACCCCGCGAACCCCCAGACCTACGGCGCCCTGCAGTTCGACTCGACCTTCAACTATGTGAAGAACGAGAGCAAAATCGAAATCAGCGAGTCGGAGATCAATAGCAACAAGGACCCGTACAACACGTACACCAACAAGGGTCTCCCGCCCGGCCCGATCGGAAACCCGGGCGATGTGGCGATGAAGGCGGCGCTGAATCCGACCGACGACGGCTGGTACTACTTCGTGGCGACCGACGGCGTGAGTAAGACCGAATTCGCCAAGACGCACGATGACTTCCTCAAGCTCAAGGACAAGTTCGATGCAAGAACGGGCAGCTGA
- a CDS encoding shikimate dehydrogenase has protein sequence MQERAADARRAAVLGSPIAHSLSPALHRAAYEELGLTDWTYDRFEVDEAALPGFLGELGPEWAGLSLTMPLKRAVIPLLDEVSETAASVEAVNTVVFGADGRCVGDNTDIPGIVGALREHGIEQVDSAAILGAGATASSALAALARICTGEVVVYVRSEVRAAEMREWGERLDIEVRTADWADAARALHAPLVIATTPAGATDALSGAVPERPATLFDVLYHPWPTDLAARWSAYGGAVVSGLDLLVHQAVLQVEQMTGRVPAPLGAMRRAGEKALADR, from the coding sequence ATGCAAGAACGGGCAGCTGACGCCCGCCGGGCAGCGGTGCTCGGTTCCCCCATCGCCCACTCCCTCTCCCCGGCGCTTCATCGCGCCGCCTACGAGGAACTGGGGCTCACCGACTGGACGTACGACCGTTTCGAGGTCGACGAGGCGGCGCTGCCGGGATTCCTGGGAGAGCTCGGGCCCGAATGGGCGGGGCTTTCGCTGACCATGCCGCTGAAGCGGGCGGTCATCCCGCTGCTCGACGAGGTCAGTGAGACGGCCGCGTCGGTCGAGGCCGTCAACACCGTCGTGTTCGGCGCGGACGGGCGGTGCGTCGGCGACAACACCGACATCCCCGGGATCGTGGGCGCCCTGCGCGAGCACGGCATCGAACAGGTCGACTCCGCCGCGATTCTCGGCGCCGGTGCGACCGCCTCCTCCGCGCTCGCCGCGCTGGCCCGGATCTGCACCGGCGAGGTCGTCGTGTACGTCCGCAGCGAGGTCCGCGCCGCCGAGATGAGGGAGTGGGGCGAACGCCTCGACATCGAGGTCCGTACGGCGGACTGGGCGGACGCGGCCCGGGCGCTGCACGCCCCGCTGGTGATCGCCACGACCCCGGCCGGGGCCACGGACGCGCTGTCCGGAGCCGTCCCGGAACGGCCCGCAACCCTCTTCGACGTGCTCTACCACCCCTGGCCCACCGATCTGGCGGCACGCTGGTCGGCGTACGGCGGGGCGGTCGTCAGCGGACTCGATCTGCTGGTGCACCAGGCGGTGCTTCAGGTGGAACAGATGACCGGGCGCGTCCCGGCTCCGCTGGGCGCCATGCGCAGGGCGGGCGAAAAGGCACTGGCCGACCGCTGA
- the aroC gene encoding chorismate synthase, with amino-acid sequence MSRLRWLTAGESHGPALVATLEGLPAGVPITTELVADHLARRRLGYGRGARMKFEQDEITFLGGVRHGLSMGSPVAVMVGNTEWPKWEQVMAADPVDPEILAGLARNAPLTRPRPGHADLAGMQKYGFEEARPILERASARETAARVALGAVARSFLKAAAGIEIVSHVVELAAAKAPYGVYPKPSDVEKLDADPVRCLDADASKAMVAEIDQAHKDGDTLGGVVEVLAYGVPVGLGSHVHWDRRLDARLAAALMGIQAIKGVEVGDGFDLARVPGSKAHDEIVPTADGIRRATGRSGGTEGGLSTGELLRVRAAMKPIATVPRALQTVDVVTGEATQAHHQRSDVCAVPAAGIVAEAMVALVLADAVVEKFGGDSVPETRRNVESYLEHLIVR; translated from the coding sequence TTGAGCAGGTTGCGCTGGTTGACCGCGGGGGAGTCCCACGGTCCCGCTCTTGTCGCGACGCTGGAGGGCCTTCCCGCCGGCGTGCCGATCACCACGGAGTTGGTGGCGGACCACCTGGCGAGGCGTCGGCTCGGTTATGGGCGCGGTGCCCGGATGAAGTTCGAGCAGGACGAGATCACGTTCCTGGGCGGTGTGCGGCACGGTCTGTCGATGGGTTCGCCGGTCGCGGTGATGGTCGGCAACACGGAGTGGCCGAAGTGGGAGCAGGTGATGGCGGCCGATCCGGTGGATCCGGAGATCCTGGCCGGGCTCGCCCGTAACGCTCCGCTGACCCGCCCCCGCCCCGGTCACGCCGACCTCGCGGGGATGCAGAAGTACGGCTTCGAGGAGGCCCGCCCGATCCTGGAACGCGCCTCCGCGCGTGAGACGGCGGCGCGGGTGGCGCTGGGCGCCGTGGCCCGCTCGTTCCTCAAGGCGGCGGCCGGGATCGAGATCGTCTCGCACGTCGTCGAACTGGCGGCGGCGAAGGCGCCCTACGGCGTCTACCCCAAGCCCTCCGACGTCGAGAAGCTGGACGCCGACCCGGTGCGCTGCCTGGACGCGGACGCGTCGAAGGCGATGGTCGCGGAGATCGACCAGGCCCACAAGGACGGCGACACCCTCGGTGGTGTGGTCGAGGTGCTGGCGTACGGCGTGCCTGTAGGCCTGGGTTCGCACGTGCACTGGGACCGGCGCCTGGACGCCCGGCTCGCCGCCGCGCTGATGGGCATCCAGGCCATCAAGGGCGTCGAGGTCGGCGACGGCTTCGACCTCGCGCGTGTGCCGGGCTCGAAGGCGCACGACGAGATCGTGCCCACGGCCGACGGTATCCGGCGTGCCACCGGGCGTTCGGGTGGCACCGAGGGCGGCCTGTCGACGGGCGAACTGCTGCGCGTACGGGCGGCGATGAAGCCGATCGCGACCGTGCCGCGCGCCCTGCAGACCGTCGACGTGGTGACCGGCGAGGCGACGCAGGCCCATCACCAGCGCTCCGACGTGTGTGCGGTCCCGGCGGCCGGCATCGTCGCCGAGGCGATGGTGGCCCTTGTCCTTGCCGACGCGGTGGTGGAGAAGTTCGGCGGCGACAGCGTGCCCGAGACGCGCCGCAACGTGGAGTCGTACCTCGAGCACCTGATCGTCCGGTGA
- a CDS encoding shikimate kinase, which produces MGVGKSTVGRLLAERLDCPYRDTDDDIVAEQGRTIADIFVDEGEPVFRAVEKQAVQRALAEHEGVLALGGGSILDEDTRKLLAGHRVVYLSMDVEEAVQRTGLNAARPLLAVNPRRQWRELMEARRHLYTEVADAVVATDGRTPEEVTQAVLDALELKSA; this is translated from the coding sequence ATGGGGGTCGGCAAGTCCACCGTCGGACGGCTGCTGGCCGAGCGGCTCGACTGCCCGTACCGGGACACGGACGACGACATCGTCGCCGAACAGGGCCGCACGATCGCCGACATCTTCGTCGACGAGGGCGAGCCGGTCTTCCGGGCCGTCGAGAAGCAGGCGGTCCAGCGGGCGCTGGCCGAGCACGAAGGCGTCCTCGCCCTCGGCGGCGGCTCGATCCTCGACGAGGACACCCGCAAGCTGCTGGCCGGACACCGGGTCGTCTACCTGTCGATGGACGTCGAGGAAGCGGTCCAGCGCACCGGCCTGAACGCGGCCCGCCCCCTGCTGGCGGTCAACCCGCGCCGGCAGTGGCGGGAGCTGATGGAGGCCCGCCGCCATCTGTACACGGAGGTCGCCGACGCGGTCGTCGCCACCGATGGCCGTACGCCCGAAGAGGTCACCCAAGCCGTCCTGGACGCACTGGAGTTGAAGTCAGCATGA
- the aroB gene encoding 3-dehydroquinate synthase — protein sequence MSSEAVTRIQVGGTAGSDPYEVLIGRQLLEELGGLIGTRTQRVAVIHPEALADTGEALRADLAGQGFETVAIQVPNAEEAKTAEVAAYCWKALGQSGFTRTDVIVGVGGGSTTDLAGFVAATWLRGVRWIAIPTTVLAMVDAAVGGKTGINTAEGKNLVGSFHPPAGVLCDLAALDSLPVNDYVSGLAEIIKAGFIADPVILELIEADPQAARSPSGPHTAELIERSIKVKAEVVSSDLKESGLREILNYGHTLAHAIEKNERYQWRHGAAVSVGMHFAAELGRLAGRLDDATADRHRTVLESVGLPLHYRYDQWPKLLETMKVDKKSRGNLLRFIVLDGLAKPTVLEGPDPAVLLAAYGEVGE from the coding sequence ATGAGCAGCGAGGCAGTGACGCGGATCCAGGTCGGCGGCACGGCGGGCAGCGACCCGTACGAGGTTCTGATCGGCCGGCAGCTCCTGGAGGAGCTGGGCGGGCTGATCGGGACCAGGACCCAGCGGGTCGCGGTGATCCACCCCGAGGCGCTCGCGGACACGGGTGAGGCGCTGCGCGCCGACCTGGCCGGCCAGGGCTTCGAGACGGTCGCCATCCAGGTGCCGAACGCGGAGGAGGCGAAGACCGCGGAGGTGGCCGCCTACTGCTGGAAGGCGCTCGGCCAGTCCGGCTTCACCCGCACCGACGTCATCGTCGGTGTCGGCGGCGGCTCGACCACCGACCTGGCCGGCTTCGTCGCCGCGACCTGGCTGCGCGGGGTGCGCTGGATCGCGATCCCGACGACGGTGCTGGCGATGGTGGACGCGGCGGTCGGCGGCAAGACCGGCATCAACACCGCCGAGGGCAAGAACCTTGTCGGCTCCTTCCACCCGCCGGCCGGTGTGCTGTGCGACCTGGCGGCGCTGGACTCGCTCCCGGTGAACGACTACGTGTCCGGGCTGGCGGAGATCATCAAGGCCGGTTTCATCGCCGACCCGGTGATCCTTGAGCTGATCGAGGCCGACCCGCAGGCCGCCCGCAGCCCGTCCGGTCCGCACACGGCCGAGCTGATCGAGCGGTCGATCAAGGTGAAGGCGGAGGTCGTCTCCTCGGACCTGAAGGAGTCCGGCCTGCGCGAGATCCTCAACTACGGGCACACGCTGGCCCACGCCATCGAGAAGAACGAGCGCTACCAGTGGCGGCACGGCGCGGCCGTCTCCGTCGGTATGCACTTCGCGGCCGAACTGGGCCGCCTCGCAGGCCGGTTGGACGATGCGACGGCCGATCGGCACCGCACGGTCCTGGAGTCCGTCGGACTGCCGCTGCACTACCGCTACGACCAGTGGCCCAAGCTGCTGGAGACGATGAAGGTGGACAAGAAGTCCCGGGGCAATCTGCTGCGGTTCATCGTCCTGGACGGACTGGCCAAGCCGACCGTCCTGGAGGGACCGGACCCGGCCGTCCTCCTCGCCGCCTACGGCGAAGTGGGGGAGTAG
- a CDS encoding Pro-rich N-terminal domain-containing protein, whose protein sequence is MQHAVGSPLPPPHQPGQGPGADWSSAAPHAGQQHPGAHPGSAPPSRPPAPAPVYTGGAPGPGPQAQPHPPVPPHAPVPQHVPVAPTQDTTGHVQLPQGDFVPTPGPPPAAGPVDPASAPLAVLLIGPAGAGKTSVAKYWADHRRVPTAHISLDDVREWVRSGFADPQSGWNDHSEAQYRLARRTCGFSARNFLANGISCILDDAVFPDRPVVGLGGWKRHVGPGLLPVVLLPGLEIVLERNAERSGNRRLADEEVARIHGRMAGWYGSGLPIIDNSQLDVPATARVLDDVLARLLASPPKW, encoded by the coding sequence ATGCAGCACGCAGTGGGGTCTCCGCTGCCGCCGCCCCACCAGCCGGGGCAAGGACCGGGCGCCGACTGGTCGTCGGCCGCCCCGCACGCGGGGCAGCAACACCCGGGCGCGCACCCGGGTTCCGCGCCCCCGAGCCGACCGCCCGCCCCGGCTCCGGTCTACACCGGGGGAGCCCCCGGGCCGGGTCCGCAGGCACAGCCGCATCCGCCCGTCCCACCGCACGCTCCCGTTCCGCAGCACGTGCCGGTGGCGCCCACGCAGGACACCACCGGCCATGTGCAGCTGCCGCAGGGCGACTTCGTCCCGACTCCGGGCCCGCCGCCCGCCGCGGGCCCCGTCGACCCGGCCTCCGCGCCCCTCGCCGTGCTGCTGATCGGCCCTGCGGGCGCCGGGAAGACCAGCGTCGCGAAGTATTGGGCGGACCATCGCCGGGTGCCCACCGCGCACATCAGCCTCGACGACGTACGCGAATGGGTCCGCTCGGGTTTCGCCGACCCGCAGTCGGGGTGGAACGACCACTCGGAGGCGCAGTACCGCCTCGCGCGCCGCACCTGCGGTTTTTCCGCGCGCAACTTCCTGGCCAACGGCATCTCGTGCATCCTCGACGACGCGGTCTTCCCCGACCGGCCGGTCGTCGGCCTCGGGGGCTGGAAGCGGCATGTGGGCCCCGGCCTGCTGCCGGTCGTGTTGCTGCCCGGCCTGGAGATCGTCCTGGAGCGCAACGCCGAGCGCTCCGGCAACCGCCGCCTCGCGGACGAGGAGGTCGCCCGCATCCACGGCCGGATGGCGGGCTGGTACGGCTCCGGTCTCCCGATCATCGACAACTCCCAGCTCGACGTACCGGCGACGGCCCGGGTCCTGGACGACGTCCTCGCGCGGCTGCTGGCCAGCCCGCCCAAGTGGTAG
- a CDS encoding aminopeptidase P family protein, with protein sequence MSEVYTARRARLRERCHAGGSAGALVSRAANVRYLAGAAPQGAVLLLGKREDLLVCGGPEDDRLPEGSRPDEALRVHALSATGGDPAVAAADLAAAQGAESLAVEEHHLTVARHRAIGSVAPRLRLADLGGAVEQLRVVKDEEEIACLRIAAEIADQALGELLESILVGRTERHLALELERRLVDHGADGPAFATAVATGPHSGRRGHRPTDRRVEEGDFLSVCLGAVYRGYRCEIGRTFVIGTSPADWQIELYDLVFAAQRAGREALAPGAAYRDVDRAARQVLDSAGYADRLLELTGHGVGLEIDEEPQLAPAAMGKLDACVPVTVEPGVHLPGRGGVRIDDTLVVRPEADGGPELLTITTKELLAL encoded by the coding sequence ATGTCAGAGGTGTACACGGCGCGCAGAGCGCGGCTTCGGGAGCGGTGTCACGCGGGCGGTAGTGCGGGAGCGCTGGTCTCCCGGGCCGCCAATGTGCGGTATCTCGCGGGCGCGGCCCCGCAGGGAGCCGTACTGCTGCTGGGAAAGCGTGAGGACCTGCTCGTGTGTGGGGGGCCCGAGGACGACCGGCTCCCCGAGGGCAGCCGTCCCGACGAGGCCCTGCGCGTGCACGCGCTGTCCGCAACCGGCGGCGATCCGGCCGTCGCCGCCGCGGATCTCGCCGCCGCGCAGGGCGCCGAGTCCCTGGCCGTCGAAGAGCACCATCTGACCGTGGCCCGGCATCGCGCCATCGGCTCGGTCGCGCCCCGACTGCGCCTCGCCGACCTCGGTGGCGCGGTCGAGCAGCTCCGAGTGGTCAAGGACGAGGAGGAGATCGCCTGTCTGCGGATCGCCGCCGAGATCGCCGACCAGGCACTCGGCGAGCTGCTGGAGTCCATCCTCGTCGGGCGTACGGAGAGACATCTCGCCCTGGAGCTGGAGCGGCGGCTCGTGGACCACGGTGCGGACGGGCCCGCCTTCGCGACCGCCGTCGCGACCGGCCCCCATTCCGGCCGCCGGGGACATAGGCCCACGGATCGGCGCGTGGAAGAGGGAGACTTCCTCTCTGTTTGTCTCGGCGCCGTCTACCGCGGATACCGCTGTGAGATCGGCCGCACGTTCGTCATCGGGACCTCGCCGGCCGACTGGCAGATCGAGCTCTACGACCTCGTCTTCGCAGCCCAGCGCGCTGGACGGGAGGCTTTGGCACCCGGTGCCGCCTACCGTGACGTGGACCGCGCGGCACGCCAGGTACTGGACTCCGCGGGCTACGCGGACCGCCTTTTGGAGCTCACCGGACACGGTGTGGGGCTCGAAATCGACGAGGAGCCGCAGCTCGCCCCCGCAGCCATGGGTAAACTGGACGCTTGCGTGCCGGTCACCGTCGAACCGGGGGTCCACCTCCCGGGCCGGGGCGGTGTCCGGATCGATGACACGCTCGTCGTACGCCCTGAGGCGGACGGCGGACCCGAGCTACTTACCATCACGACCAAGGAACTGCTCGCGCTCTAG
- the efp gene encoding elongation factor P, translating into MASTNDLKNGLVLKLDGGQLWSVVEFQHVKPGKGPAFVRTKLKNVLSGKVVDKTFNAGVKVETATVDKRDMQFSYMDGEYFVFMDMETYDQLMVDRKAVADAANFLIEGFTATVAQHEGEVLFVELPAAVELVIQETEPGVQGDRSTGGTKPATLETGHQIQVPLFITTGEKIKVDTRTSDYLGRVNS; encoded by the coding sequence GTGGCTTCCACGAACGACCTCAAGAACGGCCTGGTGCTCAAGCTCGACGGGGGCCAGCTCTGGTCCGTCGTCGAGTTCCAGCACGTCAAGCCCGGCAAGGGCCCTGCCTTCGTGCGCACCAAGCTCAAGAACGTGCTCTCCGGCAAGGTCGTCGACAAGACGTTCAACGCCGGTGTCAAGGTCGAGACGGCCACTGTCGACAAGCGCGACATGCAGTTCTCCTACATGGACGGCGAGTACTTCGTCTTCATGGACATGGAGACGTACGACCAGCTCATGGTGGACCGCAAGGCCGTCGCCGACGCCGCCAACTTCCTGATCGAGGGCTTCACCGCCACGGTCGCGCAGCACGAGGGCGAGGTGCTCTTCGTCGAGCTGCCGGCCGCCGTCGAGCTCGTCATCCAGGAGACCGAGCCGGGTGTCCAGGGCGACCGCTCCACGGGTGGCACCAAGCCGGCCACGCTGGAGACGGGCCACCAGATCCAGGTCCCGCTCTTCATCACGACCGGTGAGAAGATCAAGGTCGACACCCGTACGAGCGACTACCTCGGCCGGGTGAACAGCTAA
- the nusB gene encoding transcription antitermination factor NusB, whose amino-acid sequence MAARNTARKRAFQILFEGDQRGADVQTVLGDWIRLSRADTRQPPVSEYTMELVEGYAQHAKRIDELIAQYSVGWTLDRMPVVDRNILRLGAYELIWVDETPDAVVLDEMVQLAKEFSTDESPSFVNGLLGRFKDLKPSLRRDED is encoded by the coding sequence GTGGCTGCCCGCAACACGGCCCGCAAGCGTGCCTTCCAGATCCTCTTCGAAGGCGACCAGCGCGGGGCCGATGTCCAGACGGTCCTCGGGGACTGGATCCGGCTCTCCCGGGCCGACACCCGCCAGCCCCCGGTCAGCGAGTACACGATGGAGCTCGTCGAGGGCTACGCGCAGCACGCGAAGCGCATCGACGAGCTGATCGCGCAGTACTCGGTCGGCTGGACGCTCGACAGGATGCCGGTCGTCGACCGCAACATCCTGCGCCTCGGTGCCTACGAGCTGATCTGGGTCGACGAGACCCCGGACGCCGTCGTCCTCGACGAGATGGTGCAGCTGGCGAAGGAGTTCTCCACGGACGAGTCACCCTCGTTCGTCAACGGACTCCTGGGCCGGTTCAAAGACCTGAAGCCCTCGCTGCGCCGCGACGAGGACTGA
- the bldD gene encoding transcriptional regulator BldD: MSSEYAKQLGAKLRAIRTQQGLSLHGVEEKSQGRWKAVVVGSYERGDRAVTVQRLAELADFYGVPVQELLPGTTPGGAAEPPPKLVLDLERLAHVPAEKAGPLQRYAATIQSQRGDYNGKVLSIRQDDLRTLAVIYDQSPSVLTEQLISWGVLDADARRAVSHEEG, translated from the coding sequence ATGTCCAGCGAATACGCCAAACAGCTCGGGGCCAAGCTCCGGGCGATCCGCACCCAGCAGGGCCTTTCCCTCCACGGTGTCGAGGAGAAGTCCCAGGGACGCTGGAAGGCGGTCGTGGTCGGTTCGTACGAGCGCGGCGATCGTGCCGTGACCGTGCAGCGCCTTGCCGAGCTGGCTGATTTCTACGGGGTTCCCGTGCAGGAACTGCTGCCGGGCACCACGCCGGGCGGGGCCGCCGAGCCGCCGCCGAAGCTCGTCCTCGACCTTGAGCGGCTGGCCCATGTGCCGGCCGAGAAGGCGGGCCCCCTGCAGCGCTATGCCGCGACGATCCAGTCCCAGCGCGGCGACTACAACGGCAAGGTGCTGTCGATCCGCCAGGACGACCTGCGCACGCTCGCCGTCATCTACGACCAGTCGCCCTCGGTCCTGACCGAGCAGCTGATCAGCTGGGGCGTCCTGGACGCGGACGCGCGCCGCGCCGTCTCCCACGAGGAGGGCTGA
- the pyrR gene encoding bifunctional pyr operon transcriptional regulator/uracil phosphoribosyltransferase PyrR, giving the protein MDSEQDKQQYEADARPVLEAPDIARVLTRIAHEIVERAKGADDVVLLGIPTRGVFLAQRLAAKLAEITDRKIPVGSLDITMYRDDLRMHPPRALARTDIPGDGLDGRLVVLVDDVLFSGRTIRAALDALNDLGRPRAVQLAVLVDRGHRELPIRADYVGKNLPTSLRETVKVQLAEEDGRDTVLLGVKQTAQQ; this is encoded by the coding sequence ATGGACTCAGAGCAGGACAAGCAGCAGTACGAGGCCGACGCGCGGCCCGTTCTGGAAGCCCCCGACATCGCGCGGGTGCTGACCCGCATCGCCCACGAGATCGTCGAACGCGCCAAGGGCGCCGACGACGTGGTGCTCCTCGGCATTCCGACCCGTGGCGTCTTTCTCGCCCAGCGGCTCGCCGCCAAGCTGGCGGAGATCACCGACCGCAAGATCCCGGTCGGTTCGCTCGACATCACGATGTACCGCGACGACCTGCGCATGCACCCCCCGCGCGCGCTGGCCCGCACCGACATCCCCGGTGACGGCCTCGACGGAAGACTGGTCGTCCTCGTCGACGACGTGCTCTTCTCCGGCCGTACTATCCGCGCCGCCCTCGACGCCCTGAACGACCTCGGGCGCCCGCGCGCGGTGCAGCTCGCGGTCCTCGTCGACCGAGGACACCGCGAACTGCCCATCCGCGCCGACTACGTCGGCAAGAACCTCCCCACGTCGCTGCGGGAGACGGTCAAGGTCCAGCTCGCCGAGGAGGACGGTCGGGACACCGTGCTGCTCGGTGTGAAGCAGACCGCCCAGCAGTAG